A stretch of DNA from Sugiyamaella lignohabitans strain CBS 10342 chromosome B, complete sequence:
CTTTCTTGTCAAATCATATCCGATACAAGAAGTGCCATCAACTGTCGACTTTTGGTGATGTCACGTCCACACGAGTTCGACCGCAATTCGGAACCACAGATCCACCTCAACCAGACCCAGACTGTCACCGGCccgaagcccgactcgagcgaagcgagaggagccgcggggtctggggcagagccccagccgccggaggcagcacaAGAGCTCGTAGGAGAATAAGTCCCCAGCCAAAAAACACTGGCCCGACGTCCGGTttgagcgaagcgagaagCAGCGGGGactggggcggagccccagccgccggaggcaacacaCGACTTTTGTAGGAGAGAAATAATTGAGTCTGAATCGAATATCATACAAGAAAAGGAAGTCAAGAAAGCAAGGAAAGGACATGCAGAGCCAGCCTGGCATGTCGTTTTATGGTGGTGGTTTAGTTGGAAAACACGTTCTCGAGGAACTCGCCGATGATGTTACCTCTGGGGTAGTATTCACAGGCAAAGAAAGCACCACCGCTACAGCTGACTTGAGCACATCCGATTTGCTCAGTACCGGCCCAAACAACTTGGGTGAAGTGGCCAGTGGCCTCAGAGAAGAGACCGGTGAGGAAGTTGTATTGACTGACCTCACCGTACCAGGCGCCAATGGCATCAGAAGGGCTGCCGTAGCCAGAAGCAATGTTCTCACCGTAAGGACCGCCGCTGTGAGCGAAAACACAGTTCTGGTTGTCAAGATACTGTTGGGCATAAGCGGCCAAAGTAGCATTCCAGACAAGGGGAGAGGCAGAGTGCTTGGCTCTGTCTTGGTTATGGGCATCAAGGATTCCTTGGGCATAAGAGTCGACAACAGCCTCAGGGGTCGATTGACTGGATGGAGCAGGAGAAGAGGCGGGAGCgggagcaggagcagcaggggcaGGAGCAGATGCTACAACGGCAAACGAAGTGGGttgagcaggagcaggggcAGCACCGGCATCAACAGTGAGAACAACGGTTTGAGGACCATTGGCATGAGAATGAGCCAcggcaggagcagcaggagcaggagctgggGCCTGGGAAACTGCaggaggagcaggagcGGGGGCAGCAGCTACAACGGGAGAAGGGGCAGCAGGGGCTTGttgaccagcaacaacagtgACAGTGTGGAGTTCGATTTCTGTCTCATAGACATTGACGGGAGTAGCGACAGCAGAGGATACCATCAAggcaccaacagcaacagacGACTTTGAAAAACGcattttggtttttgatttgtgagAAGATACTAAATTGACAGTGACAATTAAcgtcaacaaaaaaaattcacgTGAAAAGTAATAGGTGACTTGAAtcaaagaacaaaaagagaaaaaaagccaaatcAATTGGATTCTCCTTTTATGAAAATGCTTTTAAACGAAAAAAGGatagtagtagtagagCACAAGGAAAAAATACCCGTCAATGGTTCTACAAAATACAGGTCAGAAGGAACGTGTGATATAAGTCACTTGTAGGAGTAGCAGTTAGATCAGACAGGTAGGTAGGGAATGTGGTCAACTTTATAGATACAAAGTTTAATAGCTTAATGTAGCCGAACAAAGTTCTTTCTAATGAAAATCTATCAGACACGTTAGTGTTAAAGTCGATTAAGCGAGGTTTGattgaacaagaaacaaataaaaaaaaaacaaaataaaatcaatcaatcaattaaAAAGAACACCCCACCCTCGGCTCATTTTTATaatctttgaaaaagaaaaggcGTGGTCGGTGCTCTGATAGATCAGGACAAATCTGGTTTATCGTTTTTCGACTAGACCCCATACGGCAGGTGGCGCAGGCGATCGTGTCGATACGGGCATCATACATTTTCAACGTGGTTGGTACTTACTTGGGGCTTGGCTAACGGAATGAGACGAAATATCCAGTCCACCGGTTAGCGATGTAATCGGAAAGggaaaaaacaaaaagagcGAGGTGGGGAATTAAGCCTGTCTGGTATGACTAGACTTGGTTTATCGCTAAAAAGGAAATTCTGCCAAAAAATCTTAATCCAAGATTACTGTCTAGAATCGGTATACACGGTATACACGGGCGGGGCGAGGACTAAATAACGAGGCGGTGATAGTGGGGTTGATACCGTCGGTTCACcaattaataaaattaattaatgaAGGTGACTGGTGTTGGTCTGTTAGGGTAATAGTTTaataacagaaaaaaaacaaccGAACAGAACGGATACAACGGCACAAATAAACGGATGGGACGAAACGGCACTAACTAAACGGACGAGACGAAAGAAACGAGACGAAACAAAATGGTACGAATTCAGTAACAGAGAGGCGATTGTACTATTACAGGCAGTATTGCAGGCAGGTCAATTGGCTCGGAGCAGAAATTCTCAGGCGGGCCACGAAGTgagtaaataaatttacGTGTCAACGTGCACTGAATTGGGCTAGAGAGTGACGTAGAGCAATCTTGGAGCAAGATTGAGATGGGGGGTAGATGAAGAGGGGTATCTAAATAGAATAAAGTAGaacggaaaaaaaagtcgagTTAAGGAAAGGAAAGAATAAAATCTAAACGAGGGTTGAAAAAGACTGGTTTAAATAAGAcggagaaagaaagaaagaaaaaaaacctaGTAAGCACCGAGAAACACGTTATATACACAATCAATGCGAGTCAGGCTAATAAGTTTATTGCCAATATGTACCATTACTATAAAGAGACGACTGTTTAAGAATGTGTGGAATGAGCGCACCAATTAGACTTTGGCAGTCCAATGGTGCcatggaaaaaaaatatgcAACTCCTATAGAGGATCAGACACTGCGCACTTGCAACGCTGTTTCAAGTTGGTGCCTTTTGTTGCACCCGCGAATAGGGGTAAAAAACAATCACAGAAAAGGGGGAGGGTggacttgcctccggcggctggggctctgccccagaccccgtggctcctgcttcgcaggagttggcggggaccgtggacgaaaccgactcgagcgaagcgagaggagctaggggtctggggcagctccccagccgccggaggcaggtccccccctcccccttTTCTGTGATTGTTGATTGAATGCTGCATGAGGAATAAAATACACATGCACTAGGACGCCTGTTTAGGCCTGGCACATGCGGCCCGCCTGCTATTAACCATTTGCAGGTGCATTGCATTGACGCCTATGCACAGTCTGAGGTACGTGAAGCAAGGGGTCGCGAAAAGAAAGTGGGGCTAAGCTTAATCTGTTAAATGAGACATATTTCACTTTTCTGCCTGTCTCGGCAAACAACCGCCAACGGCCGGACTCCAACTATGGGCTactggcggtggtggtcctgcctccggcggctggggctccgccccagaccccgctgctcctctcgcttcgctcgagtcggtttcgtcCATGgcccagccaactcctgcgaagcaggagccgcggggtctggggcagagccccagccgccggaggcaattGATCCAGCCGGGGCGACTTTGTTTGTTTGGGGCCGAACGAAGCGAAGTGAGGGGCACTGGTGAAACTGGCGAGCCGAATTTCTGCCCGTGGGTCTGTCGATCTGGCGAGCTCGCAGCAAGCAAACGGGGCTGGGGgaggtgtgcctccggcggctggggctctgccccagaccccgtagctcctgcttcgcaggagttggcagGGAGCGTGgacgaaaccgactcgagcgaagcgagaggagcagcggggtctggggcagagccccagccgccggaggcaggaccaCCACCGCCCGTGAGTCCGTGAGGGTCTCGACCCGGCTAGAACCAGGGTTAGCAGATCGGCCGGTCATCTCATCGATCGAGGTTTGTTAGGAGAAAATTTTGAAGAGAGAGGAAAGAGGGAGAGGGGAGAGAGGGTCGaggaggtgctgctgtcagTGGGGCCGATCTTAGATCGACTATGCCAGATCTAGGGGTTAGTTGTCCAGAGCTCGGTGCAGCATGCATGACAATGAACCGGCGTGGCAGCGTCGAGGAGCCTAAGGTGCCCCACTACGATCACAACGAATAAcgaatataataataataataataataataataataatgatagtAATAAAATAGGAATAGCAAAATTACACAAATGCATCCTCTAACACAACGGCCCGTTTCACAACAACCTACTTAGTAATTTGCTCTGATTATCACGTAGCACTTGGCATGAATTGGTCGTGAAACATGTGAAACGGGAGGACTAAATTATTACCCCTTATCGGCCCGGATCTAATCAGACCCAATGCTACCTAGCGAGcagctcaacaacaacagcaacaaaagCTCGCTAGCCATTCTGGTCTTAATTGGCCTTTTGTCGAGGACGCAGTTACCTAAACCGAACTAATTACCACTCCGACGTAGCATTAGCATCAACGATGACGTGCATTTAACCCGACTGGCTCTCTGTCTGCGTCTCAGTCTAAGTCGGATTTTTTTCTCAGTCTCACTCGGGCTCAGCTCTCACAGGCTCCGGGTCACTAGCTCCAGCCCTCTAGCACGTCAATTTTTGTCACACTCTTTGTTGGGTTGTGACTAGCCCGCTGTCACCTTTTCTGCTAGGTTAGTCTGCCTgttctctctctctgtcTGACTGTAtgtctgttgttgtttgcTGTTACCAATTGTTACCCGTCTGTTACCCctgttgtttgtttgtttgttgttagTCGGTCTATCTCTTATCAGTTGCttgttttttattattttctgtttcatatttattattttattgttattgtttattgtcTGCCCGTTGAACCCCTGTCGACTGGTGCAATGCCGTTTGCCAATCGTTCGCGGTTACTGTCTCTATCAGAAtgcatgctgctgctgatgtcggtggtggtggtgctgctgctgctggcactGCTGGCATGGAAGCAGCCTTTTTACACGCTATGTcgcagctgctgcaatAGCGTTTGAAAAGCGCTTCTGCTGTGATAACAGCCAGTGCCGTTTGATCCAAACAAGAAACAACGACGTCACCGTCGCCAATTTTGCATGgcttctgcttcagctgctgctgcctctcAACCTCCCGCTGGTCCTCCACCGCATACCACGCTACCCTACCACTACCACAACCACACGTCCGTCTCATCTCATACTACACAGTCAAAGTAGCACAGCATTCACCAGGATCATACAGGTCTCAAAGCAAAAATCCCAACGCCGGCCGCCGTATCTGTTTGTTTCAGACACTCTTAAGACCCCTCCTGGCCCCACCTTCAGCCTGATACATGAGCGCTGCACGTCCCACTGGTCGAACCCGTCCCCGTTAGAACGGTCTCAtagggggagggggggggtAAATAGAGGGGCACGGGAGgtgggcctgcctccggcggctggggctccgccccagaccccgtggctcctgcttcgcaggagatagtggggaccgtcgacggaccgactcgagcgaagcgagaggagcagtggggtctggggcgcagccccagccgccggaggcaggcccacCTCCCCGTAGCACGTGCCTCGCCAGAGGCAGAGAAGGGGAGCCTTTCATCGTCCGAGCCTGATTATCGGTGATCGCAGCGATGGATCAGAGGAGTTGGaatgtttgtttgttccGTGACAGGGTTTGCGATCTGCTGTGACAGCTGCAGGGGCAGACGCCAAGAGGGTGCAGTTGGGAGCGGAAGCAGGCCGCTGGAGCAGGTCTTTTTTCGTTTCAGGGTTGGATGGTTGGACGGTTGGACGGTTGATTGGCTGGTTGGCTGGCTGGTTCGGGTGTTGGTGTTTGAGGAGGATTGTTTGGGCGGAGATGGACAGTCAATCCTGGCATGGACAGGAACAAGAGCGAGTGACAGGAACAGGCACGATCTCAATGCACAGAACCTGCTACAATGTATAGAACGCGCAGAATGCACAGAATGCACCGAATCTCAGAATCTCAGAATCGCAGAATCGCAGAATGTAGTGTACAGGGAAGGAGTAGGGGATATTTGGATATGGCTCATATGCAGCAGCCGATGATGCGCATGTTCGTTGCGGGAAGGTGCCTGACGGCTGTTTGTCTCCTGCCTACTGTCTGATGCTGTTCTTGGAAGGTTGGCTGGTGAACATCGTTGGCCCGTTCAGTCGGTTGTTAGAGTGCGCAGTTGACGTTGGCTGGTTCTGCAGGTCTGCGAGCCTGGCTATAACCTTATACCAACaaaatatttctgaaacatgccattgctgctgaagacaGGCTCaaagtttatttattttttagCATTGTTTACTTTTGAAAAGATATTATAATACACATTCTAACCCCTGGACCCACCCACTGACGACATCACTCCCCTTGTTCCCCACCTGCCTAACAGGAATTggttgctgggaccgagacgaaccgactcgagcgaagcgagaggagcagcggggtctggggtggagccccagccgccggaggcagcaccgtTCCCTTCTTGGAAATTTTCCCCTCCCCCTTTTTCGCCAactccagctccagttcCCCGCTTTTTGTCCCCACTTTGCCCCATTCGCACACCTACTGGCAACAAGCCCGCCCTCCGATTGCTCCGGCTCGACCCCACCCCACCTCTGTGTGCCCAGTTCGTAGACCCCACTGCTATCAGGCATCGCATGTGCGGGGTCCGGGGAGGGGCAAGTGCGCGATAACAGAAGAGGCATCCTGTCAATTACCCCGATtcggcttcttcttctctaCTTATACCATATTCATATTCATCCTCATGTACTaaacttatttattattattatattgttAATGTTACCGTCCGTCGGCTCGGCTGAATAAAATTAATGACCATCAGAGCAACCATGACGAGAACAGTAACCGTACAACTGCCGCCCTCATTTCGACTCCC
This window harbors:
- the PRY2 gene encoding Pry2p (Sterol binding protein involved in the export of acetylated sterols; secreted glycoprotein and member of the CAP protein superfamily (cysteine-rich secretory proteins (CRISP), antigen 5, and pathogenesis related 1 proteins); sterol export function is redundant with that of PRY1; may be involved in detoxification of hydrophobic compounds; PRY2 has a paralog, PRY1, that arose from the whole genome duplication; GO_component: GO:0005576 - extracellular region [Evidence IEA,IEA,IEA]; GO_component: GO:0005576 - extracellular region [Evidence IDA] [PMID 11935221]; GO_component: GO:0000324 - fungal-type vacuole [Evidence IDA] [PMID 14562095]; GO_function: GO:0008289 - lipid binding [Evidence IEA]; GO_function: GO:0032934 - sterol binding [Evidence IDA] [PMID 23027975]; GO_process: GO:0006869 - lipid transport [Evidence IEA]; GO_process: GO:0015918 - sterol transport [Evidence IGI,IMP] [PMID 23027975]; GO_process: GO:0006810 - transport [Evidence IEA]); its protein translation is MRFSKSSVAVGALMVSSAVATPVNVYETEIELHTVTVVAGQQAPAAPSPVVAAAPAPAPPAVSQAPAPAPAAPAVAHSHANGPQTVVLTVDAGAAPAPAQPTSFAVVASAPAPAAPAPAPASSPAPSSQSTPEAVVDSYAQGILDAHNQDRAKHSASPLVWNATLAAYAQQYLDNQNCVFAHSGGPYGENIASGYGSPSDAIGAWYGEVSQYNFLTGLFSEATGHFTQVVWAGTEQIGCAQVSCSGGAFFACEYYPRGNIIGEFLENVFSN